A genomic region of Candidatus Pseudomonas phytovorans contains the following coding sequences:
- a CDS encoding cytochrome c biogenesis protein CcdA, with protein sequence MWLVILAYLGGVLTIVSPCILPVLPFVFARTGQPFVRSGLPLLAGMAMTFALVASLAAVGGAWVVQVNQYGRWLALIFVALFGLALVLPRLAERLTRPLVAAGSRLSEVAGSETRPRPSASFLIGVATGLLWAPCAGPILGLVLTGAALQGASITTTLLLLAYAAGACTSLAVALLLGGKVYAAMKRSLGAGEWLRRGLGVAMLAGVVAIALGLDTGVLARVSTASTGNLEQALVGRLTARSERVGGAMMAQVPGAGYAMKASGSNAQTLPVEGDLPPLTGAVQWLNSPPLSAETLKGKVVLVDFWTYSCINCLRTLPYVKAWADKYRDQGLVVIGVHAPEFAFERDIGNVNKAMKDLGINYPVAIDNEFKIWRAFKNQYWPAHYFADAQGHIRYHQFGEGDYAESERVIQQLLREAGAVNVANGLITANAQGVQSAADMNNVQSPETYLGYQRAEHFASEKRLVPDIVSAYTTPTQLALNQWSLDGNWNVGPEQATASAPAGRITFRFHARDLHLVLGPGPGGKPVRFKVSVNGKVPGDAHGADVAPDGSGSVTEQRLYQLIRQSGDVEDRTFSIEFLDPGVSAYAFTFG encoded by the coding sequence ATGTGGCTTGTGATCCTGGCTTATCTTGGCGGTGTGTTGACGATCGTCAGCCCGTGCATTCTCCCAGTCCTGCCCTTTGTCTTCGCCCGTACCGGGCAGCCATTCGTGCGCAGCGGTCTGCCTTTGCTGGCGGGTATGGCGATGACGTTCGCACTGGTTGCCTCGCTTGCCGCTGTCGGCGGGGCATGGGTGGTGCAGGTCAACCAGTACGGGCGCTGGCTGGCCTTGATTTTCGTCGCTTTGTTCGGCTTGGCGCTGGTGCTGCCGCGACTCGCCGAACGGCTGACGCGGCCTCTGGTGGCAGCCGGTAGTCGGCTTTCGGAAGTGGCAGGCAGCGAAACACGGCCGCGCCCCAGCGCTTCGTTTCTGATTGGTGTCGCGACAGGCCTGCTCTGGGCGCCTTGCGCTGGTCCGATTCTGGGGTTGGTGTTGACGGGCGCTGCACTGCAAGGGGCAAGCATCACAACAACCTTGCTGTTGCTGGCCTATGCCGCAGGGGCTTGCACTTCACTGGCGGTGGCATTGCTGCTAGGAGGCAAGGTCTACGCAGCGATGAAACGTTCACTCGGAGCTGGGGAGTGGCTACGTCGAGGTTTGGGCGTTGCGATGCTGGCCGGTGTGGTTGCCATTGCATTGGGGCTGGACACCGGGGTTCTGGCCAGGGTGTCAACGGCATCGACAGGGAATTTGGAACAGGCATTGGTGGGGCGCCTGACCGCCAGATCCGAGCGTGTCGGCGGCGCAATGATGGCTCAAGTACCCGGTGCTGGGTATGCCATGAAAGCGTCTGGGAGCAACGCGCAAACCCTGCCCGTCGAGGGCGACCTGCCGCCACTGACCGGTGCCGTACAGTGGCTGAACTCGCCCCCGCTGAGTGCTGAAACCCTTAAAGGCAAGGTAGTGCTGGTGGATTTCTGGACCTACTCGTGCATCAACTGCCTGCGGACCTTGCCCTACGTGAAAGCCTGGGCCGATAAGTACCGTGATCAGGGCCTGGTAGTGATTGGCGTCCACGCCCCTGAGTTTGCCTTTGAACGCGACATCGGCAACGTAAACAAGGCCATGAAGGATCTGGGTATCAACTACCCGGTTGCCATCGATAACGAATTCAAGATCTGGCGTGCTTTCAAAAATCAGTACTGGCCCGCCCATTATTTTGCCGATGCCCAGGGGCACATTCGTTATCACCAGTTCGGTGAAGGTGATTACGCCGAATCAGAACGTGTCATTCAGCAGCTCCTGCGCGAAGCAGGGGCGGTGAACGTGGCAAACGGTCTGATCACTGCCAACGCGCAGGGTGTGCAAAGCGCTGCCGACATGAACAACGTGCAGTCGCCGGAAACCTACCTTGGCTACCAGCGTGCGGAGCATTTCGCGTCGGAGAAACGCTTGGTGCCCGACATCGTGTCGGCCTACACCACTCCCACGCAATTGGCACTCAACCAGTGGAGCCTGGACGGCAACTGGAATGTCGGCCCTGAGCAAGCCACTGCAAGTGCACCGGCCGGTCGTATTACTTTCCGTTTCCATGCTCGGGACTTGCACCTGGTTCTGGGGCCGGGGCCAGGCGGTAAGCCGGTCCGTTTCAAAGTATCGGTTAATGGAAAAGTTCCCGGCGACGCTCACGGAGCAGACGTGGCGCCCGATGGCAGCGGTAGCGTGACGGAACAGCGTTTGTATCAATTGATACGCCAGAGCGGCGATGTTGAAGACCGAACCTTCAGCATCGAGTTTCTCGATCCGGGTGTGTCGGCCTATGCGTTTACCTTCGGTTGA